A DNA window from Pyrus communis chromosome 3, drPyrComm1.1, whole genome shotgun sequence contains the following coding sequences:
- the LOC137728531 gene encoding abscisic acid receptor PYL12-like, protein MVYHPTSQNISPVSKTQVMIDTNHTHDLLPNQCGSRLVQTVDAPLTPVWSVLRQFDNPQAYKQFVKSCSMRAGNGGIGSIREVVIMSGLPAKNSMERLDKLDDDVHVMHYSILGGDHRLANYSSTTTVHKEEEEKGRKKKTVAVQSYVVDIPAGSSKEDTCLFANTIIGCNLKSLAKVTEKMAAKC, encoded by the coding sequence atgGTGTACCACCCAACGTCCCAAAATATAAGCCCTGTAAGCAAAACTCAAGTCATGATAGACACCAACCATACCCACGATCTTTTGCCGAACCAGTGCGGCTCGAGACTCGTCCAAACCGTCGACGCACCGCTAACCCCAGTCTGGTCCGTCCTCCGCCAGTTTGACAACCCGCAAGCTTACAAGCAATTCGTTAAGAGCTGCAGCATGCGGGCGGGGAACGGAGGCATAGGGAGCATTCGAGAGGTCGTTATTATGTCAGGGCTGCCGGCGAAAAACAGCATGGAGAGGCTGGACAAGCTCGACGACGACGTGCACGTCATGCATTATAGCATTCTCGGTGGAGACCACAGGCTTGCAAATTACAGTTCTACCACTACGGTGCataaagaggaagaagaaaagggaaggaagaagaagacggtTGCGGTTCAGTCGTACGTGGTGGATATTCCCGCCGGAAGTAGCAAGGAAGATACTTGTTTGTTTGCTAATACGATTATCGGCTGTAATCTCAAGTCATTAGCTAAAGTTACAGAAAAGATGGCTGCTAAGTGCTGA
- the LOC137729040 gene encoding peroxisome biogenesis protein 7-like, with protein sequence MPVFKTPFNGYSVKFSPFYESRLAVATSQNFGILGNGRLHVIDLSPAPLGPGVPRQPITELVSYDTADGVYDVAWSESHDSLLVAAIADGSVKIYDTALPPASNPLRSLHEHTREVSSADYNPTRRDSFLTSSWDDTVKLWTVDRPASVRTFKEHAYCVYSAVWNPRHADVFASASGDCTLRVWDVREPGSTMIIPAHELEILACDWNKYDDCCIATASVDKSIKVWDVRSMRVPISVLNGHGYAVRKVKFSPHRQSLIMSCSYDMSVCLWDYMVEDALVARYDHHTEFAVGVDMSVLVEGLLASTGWDELAYVWQHGTDPRAP encoded by the coding sequence ATGCCAGTGTTCAAAACTCCGTTCAACGGTTACTCCGTCAAGTTCAGCCCCTTCTACGAGTCCCGGCTCGCCGTCGCCACCTCTCAAAACTTCGGCATCCTCGGCAACGGCCGCCTCCACGTCATCGACCTCTCTCCCGCCCCTCTGGGCCCCGGCGTACCCCGCCAACCAATCACCGAGCTCGTCTCCTACGACACCGCCGACGGCGTATACGACGTCGCATGGTCTGAGTCCCACGATTCCCTCCTAGTCGCCGCCATCGCCGACGGATCCGTCAAGATTTACGACACCGCTCTGCCCCCGGCCTCCAACCCCCTTCGCTCCCTCCACGAGCACACGCGCGAGGTCAGCTCCGCTGATTACAACCCCACGCGCCGTGACTCCTTCCTCACCTCCTCCTGGGACGACACCGTCAAGCTATGGACCGTTGACCGTCCTGCCTCGGTTCGAACCTTCAAGGAACACGCATACTGCGTCTACTCCGCCGTATGGAACCCCCGCCACGCCGATGTATTCGCCTCCGCCTCCGGCGACTGCACTCTGCGCGTGTGGGACGTGCGAGAGCCTGGATCCACCATGATTATCCCCGCGCATGAGCTCGAGATCCTCGCGTGCGATTGGAACAAGTACGACGACTGCTGCATCGCCACGGCGTCCGTTGACAAGTCGATCAAAGTCTGGGACGTGAGGAGCATGAGGGTTCCGATCTCGGTGCTCAACGGCCACGGCTACGCCGTGAGGAAGGTGAAATTCTCGCCGCACAGGCAGAGCTTGATCATGTCGTGCTCGTACGACATGTCGGTTTGCTTATGGGATTACATGGTGGAGGATGCGCTGGTGGCGCGGTACGACCACCACACGGAGTTTGCGGTGGGTGTGGATATGAGCGTGTTGGTGGAGGGGCTTCTGGCGAGTACTGGTTGGGATGAGCTTGCGTATGTTTGGCAGCACGGGACCGATCCTAGAGCGCCGTAA